In one Pseudomonas sp. Bout1 genomic region, the following are encoded:
- a CDS encoding response regulator transcription factor, with product MPNILLVEDDAALCELIASYLERNGYHVSVLNRGDHVRERARLNPPDLVILDLMLPGLDGLQVCRLLRADSATLPILMLTARDDSHDQVLGLEMGADDYVTKPCEPRVLLARVRTLLRRSSLTEPQVANDQILMGNLCIDLSERTVTWRDQAVELSSGEYNLLVVLARHAGEVLSRDQILQRLRGIEFNGTDRSVDVAISKFDDHAGEARKIKTVWGKGYLFSRSEWEC from the coding sequence ATGCCCAACATTCTTCTGGTGGAAGACGACGCCGCACTCTGCGAATTGATCGCCAGTTATCTGGAACGCAATGGCTATCACGTCAGCGTGCTCAACCGTGGCGACCACGTGCGTGAGCGCGCGCGGCTCAACCCACCGGACCTGGTGATTCTCGACCTGATGCTGCCGGGACTCGACGGCCTGCAAGTCTGCCGGTTGCTGCGGGCTGATTCAGCCACGCTGCCGATCCTGATGCTCACCGCCCGCGACGACAGCCACGACCAGGTGCTGGGCCTGGAAATGGGCGCCGACGACTACGTCACCAAACCCTGCGAGCCGCGCGTATTGCTGGCCCGCGTACGGACCCTGCTGCGCCGCAGCAGCCTCACCGAACCCCAGGTGGCCAACGACCAGATCCTGATGGGCAACCTGTGCATCGACCTGTCGGAGCGCACCGTGACCTGGCGCGACCAGGCGGTGGAGCTCTCCAGCGGTGAATACAACCTGCTGGTGGTGCTGGCCCGGCATGCCGGCGAAGTACTCAGCCGCGACCAGATCCTGCAACGCCTGCGGGGTATCGAATTCAACGGCACGGACCGCTCGGTGGACGTGGCGATTTCCAAGTTCGATGACCACGCGGGCGAGGCGCGCAAGATCAAGACCGTGTGGGGCAAGGGCTATCTGTTCAGCCGTTCCGAGTGGGAATGTTGA
- a CDS encoding crotonase/enoyl-CoA hydratase family protein has product MSEYQAFVVELSGNVAHVQLNRPEKINAMNAAFWTEIIDIFQWVEDTDAVRAVVISGAGKHFSSGIDLMMLASVANEFGKDVGRNARLLRRKILELQASFNAVDNCRKPVLAAIHGYCIGGAIDLISACDMRYAAQDAQFSIKEIDIGMAADVGTLQRLPRIVGDGMLRELAYTGRQFGAEEARSIGLVNRVYSDHESLLAGVMEIAREIAAKSPIAVTGTKAMISYMRDHSINDGLEYVATWNSAMLQSNDLRVAIAAHMSKQKPEFVD; this is encoded by the coding sequence ATGTCCGAATACCAAGCCTTTGTCGTCGAACTCAGCGGCAACGTCGCCCATGTGCAGCTCAACCGCCCGGAAAAGATCAACGCCATGAACGCGGCGTTCTGGACCGAGATCATCGACATCTTCCAATGGGTCGAAGACACCGACGCCGTACGCGCCGTGGTCATCAGCGGCGCCGGCAAACATTTCTCCTCCGGCATCGACCTGATGATGCTGGCCTCGGTGGCCAACGAATTCGGCAAGGACGTCGGCCGCAACGCGCGCCTGCTGCGGCGCAAGATCCTCGAACTGCAAGCCTCGTTCAATGCGGTGGACAACTGCCGCAAGCCGGTACTCGCTGCTATCCACGGCTACTGCATCGGCGGCGCCATCGACCTGATCAGCGCCTGTGACATGCGCTACGCCGCACAAGACGCGCAATTTTCCATCAAGGAAATCGACATCGGCATGGCCGCCGACGTCGGCACCTTGCAACGCCTGCCGCGCATCGTTGGCGACGGCATGCTGCGCGAGCTGGCCTACACCGGCCGCCAGTTCGGTGCCGAAGAGGCGCGCAGCATCGGCCTGGTGAATCGCGTATACAGCGACCACGAAAGCCTGCTGGCCGGTGTGATGGAAATTGCCCGGGAAATTGCCGCCAAATCACCGATCGCCGTCACCGGCACCAAGGCAATGATCAGCTACATGCGTGACCACTCGATCAATGATGGCTTGGAATACGTTGCCACCTGGAACTCAGCTATGTTGCAATCCAACGACCTGCGCGTGGCCATCGCGGCCCATATGAGCAAGCAGAAACCCGAATTCGTGGATTGA
- a CDS encoding TSUP family transporter: MPFELSVDLTTLAILAVVAFIAGFIDAIAGGGGLLTTPALLTAGMPPHLVLGTNKLSSTFGSATASFTFYRRKLFHPRQWVHAIVGTLVGALTGAVVAHYLPAETLNKMLPVIVFGCGLYLLFGSTPKAALDNDAPIKQKWQSTQGFGLGFYDGVAGPGTGAFWTVSTMLLHPIDLVKASGVARSMNFVSNAAALTVFIFNGSVDWIVGLSMGVSVMCGAFFGARSAISGGAKFIRPVFITVVLGLTVRLAWQHWFSVA, translated from the coding sequence ATGCCCTTCGAACTCAGCGTTGACCTCACCACCCTGGCGATCCTCGCCGTCGTTGCCTTTATCGCCGGTTTCATCGACGCCATCGCCGGCGGTGGCGGCCTGCTGACCACGCCCGCCCTGCTGACCGCCGGCATGCCGCCCCACCTGGTGCTGGGCACCAACAAACTCAGCTCCACCTTCGGCTCGGCCACCGCCAGCTTTACCTTCTACCGCCGCAAGCTGTTCCATCCGCGCCAATGGGTGCATGCCATCGTCGGCACCCTGGTCGGGGCACTCACCGGCGCGGTTGTGGCCCATTACCTGCCTGCTGAAACCCTGAACAAGATGCTCCCGGTGATTGTCTTCGGCTGCGGGCTGTACCTGCTGTTCGGCAGTACACCCAAGGCAGCGTTGGACAACGACGCGCCGATCAAGCAGAAATGGCAGTCTACCCAAGGCTTTGGCCTGGGCTTTTACGACGGCGTGGCCGGCCCGGGCACCGGCGCGTTCTGGACCGTGAGCACCATGCTGCTACACCCCATCGACCTGGTAAAAGCCAGTGGCGTAGCGCGCAGCATGAACTTCGTCAGCAACGCGGCGGCGCTGACGGTGTTCATTTTCAATGGTTCGGTCGATTGGATTGTCGGCCTGAGCATGGGCGTGTCGGTGATGTGCGGCGCCTTCTTTGGCGCCCGCAGCGCAATCAGCGGCGGCGCCAAGTTCATTCGCCCGGTGTTTATCACCGTGGTGCTCGGCCTGACAGTGCGCCTAGCCTGGCAGCACTGGTTCAGCGTGGCCTAG
- the pcsA gene encoding phosphatidylcholine synthase, translating to MISTLHVARLKAWGAHGFTATGVVLAFLATLALLDNQPKACLLWLGLALIVDGVDGSLARRVNVQTVLPSFDGSVLDLVIDYLTYVFIPALFIYRYIALPDFTPLFTVSVILVSSLFCFCNVNMKSKDNYFQGFPAAWNVVALCVYIIQPDAWITLLTVIGLALLTVTPMKFLHPFRVKRFMPLNIAVTTIWLLCSLLLVIDFPYTNHLTMGLWLLMSAYFLGICIWRTALEWVETHK from the coding sequence GTGATATCGACCCTGCATGTTGCCCGCCTCAAGGCCTGGGGCGCCCATGGTTTTACCGCCACCGGCGTGGTCCTGGCCTTCCTGGCCACCCTGGCGCTGCTCGACAACCAGCCCAAGGCCTGCCTGTTATGGCTGGGCCTGGCCCTGATTGTCGATGGGGTGGACGGCTCCCTTGCACGACGGGTGAACGTGCAGACGGTGTTGCCAAGCTTTGATGGCTCGGTACTGGACCTGGTGATTGATTACCTGACGTACGTGTTTATTCCGGCGCTGTTTATCTATCGCTATATCGCCCTGCCGGACTTCACCCCGCTGTTTACGGTGTCGGTGATTCTGGTGTCGTCGCTGTTCTGCTTCTGCAACGTCAACATGAAGAGCAAGGACAACTACTTCCAGGGCTTCCCGGCCGCCTGGAATGTGGTTGCGCTGTGCGTCTACATCATCCAGCCGGATGCCTGGATCACCTTGCTTACCGTAATCGGCCTGGCGCTGCTCACGGTCACGCCGATGAAGTTCCTGCACCCGTTCCGGGTCAAGCGCTTCATGCCGCTCAATATTGCAGTCACCACCATCTGGTTGCTGTGCAGCCTGCTGCTGGTGATCGACTTCCCGTATACCAATCACCTGACCATGGGCCTGTGGTTGCTGATGTCGGCCTACTTCCTGGGGATTTGCATCTGGCGCACCGCACTGGAGTGGGTCGAAACCCATAAATAG
- a CDS encoding class I SAM-dependent methyltransferase has product MNPDALATLHAHLLTALQTVPAETRRLFHGRGRCWPGLEQLTVDWLQGVVLVSLFKEPEAAELEALKQMLAQIDWLSYGAHTVALQHRYLPQSTTEWLLGEAVDELTITEGGLRYLIDLGKKQNSGLFLDMRYGRHWVREQARGQRVLNLFAYTCGFSVAAIDGGAEHVVNLDMARGALSRGRDNHRLNGHDLSKVTFLGHDLFKSWAKVINSGPYDLVIIDPPSFQKGSFLLTKDYQRVLRRLPDLLTAQGTVLACMNDPAFGEDFLIDGVTREAPGLHFEQRLENPPEFPDIDPQSGLKALVFRQG; this is encoded by the coding sequence ATGAACCCTGACGCACTCGCCACCCTGCACGCCCATCTGCTGACCGCCCTGCAAACCGTCCCCGCTGAAACCCGGCGCCTGTTTCATGGGCGCGGCCGCTGCTGGCCGGGCCTGGAGCAACTGACCGTGGACTGGCTGCAAGGCGTGGTGCTGGTCTCGCTGTTCAAGGAGCCCGAGGCCGCGGAACTTGAAGCCTTGAAGCAGATGCTGGCGCAGATCGACTGGCTGTCATACGGCGCCCATACCGTGGCGCTGCAACACCGTTACCTGCCGCAAAGCACCACCGAATGGCTGTTGGGCGAGGCTGTCGACGAACTGACCATCACCGAAGGCGGCCTGCGCTACCTCATCGACCTGGGTAAAAAGCAGAACAGCGGGCTGTTCCTCGACATGCGCTACGGCCGCCACTGGGTACGCGAACAGGCCCGAGGCCAGCGGGTACTGAACCTGTTTGCCTACACCTGCGGTTTTTCGGTAGCCGCCATCGACGGCGGCGCCGAGCATGTGGTGAACCTGGACATGGCCCGCGGCGCGTTGAGCCGCGGCCGCGACAATCACCGCCTCAATGGCCATGACCTGAGCAAGGTGACCTTCCTCGGCCACGACCTGTTCAAGTCCTGGGCCAAGGTCATCAACAGCGGCCCGTATGACCTGGTGATCATCGACCCGCCGTCGTTCCAGAAAGGCAGCTTTTTGCTGACCAAGGACTACCAGCGGGTGCTGCGTCGCCTGCCGGATTTGCTTACGGCCCAAGGCACAGTGCTGGCATGCATGAACGACCCGGCATTCGGCGAAGACTTCCTGATCGACGGCGTAACCCGCGAGGCGCCTGGCCTGCACTTTGAGCAGCGGCTGGAAAACCCGCCGGAATTTCCCGACATCGACCCGCAAAGCGGTTTGAAGGCGCTGGTGTTTCGCCAAGGCTGA
- a CDS encoding ATP-binding protein → MFRVLIRLYLITIVTFAAAIYLVPRAVIELFEHRYMSYNIEQSRGMQSLIVKEYQRVPIEQWANVTVRLAADFAPLKVQLLRIQDASYTPEEQRLLEKDQMVIRLGEWGWADDVSSPLDDQLVVKVSVPPDPLDMNLLYWSMNVLIGAALLACLLFWLRPHWRDLERLKSTAAQLGQGNLGARTKIPPSSNIGSLAAVFDTMANDIEQLLNQQRDLLNAVSHELRTPLTRLDFGLALALSDELPPASRERLQGLVAHIRELDELVLELLSYSRLQNPAQTPERVEVVLDEFIDSILGSVDDELENPDIVMDVVLDCAVERFTLDPRLTARALQNLLRNAMRYCDRRIQVGVKVCPKGCEIWVDDDGIGIPVDQRERIFEPFYRLDRSRDRATGGFGLGLAISRRALEAQGGTLTAQASPLGGARFRLWLPS, encoded by the coding sequence ATGTTTCGCGTCCTGATTCGGTTGTACCTGATCACCATCGTTACCTTCGCCGCTGCGATCTACCTGGTGCCGCGGGCGGTGATCGAGCTTTTCGAACATCGCTACATGAGCTACAACATCGAGCAGTCCCGAGGCATGCAAAGCCTGATCGTCAAGGAATACCAGCGGGTGCCGATCGAGCAGTGGGCCAATGTCACCGTGCGCCTGGCGGCGGATTTTGCGCCACTCAAAGTGCAACTGCTGCGTATCCAGGACGCCAGCTACACCCCTGAAGAACAACGCCTGCTGGAAAAGGACCAGATGGTGATTCGCCTGGGCGAGTGGGGCTGGGCGGACGACGTCAGCTCACCCCTGGACGATCAACTGGTGGTCAAGGTCTCGGTACCACCAGACCCGCTGGACATGAACCTGTTGTATTGGAGCATGAACGTGCTGATCGGCGCGGCGCTGCTGGCGTGCCTGCTGTTCTGGCTACGGCCGCACTGGCGCGACCTGGAGCGGCTGAAAAGCACGGCGGCGCAACTGGGGCAGGGCAATCTGGGTGCACGCACGAAAATCCCGCCCAGCTCCAACATCGGCAGCCTGGCGGCGGTGTTCGACACCATGGCCAACGACATCGAACAACTGCTCAACCAGCAGCGCGACTTGCTCAATGCGGTCTCCCATGAACTGCGCACGCCGTTGACGCGGCTGGACTTCGGCCTGGCCCTGGCGCTGTCCGATGAGCTGCCGCCAGCCAGCCGCGAGCGCCTGCAGGGCCTGGTGGCGCACATTCGCGAGCTGGATGAGCTGGTGCTGGAATTGCTGTCCTACAGCCGTTTGCAGAACCCGGCGCAAACCCCGGAGCGCGTGGAGGTGGTGCTGGATGAGTTTATCGACAGCATCCTGGGCAGCGTCGACGATGAATTGGAAAACCCCGATATCGTGATGGATGTGGTGCTCGACTGCGCCGTGGAGCGTTTCACCCTCGACCCGCGCCTGACCGCCCGCGCATTGCAAAACCTGCTGCGCAACGCCATGCGTTATTGCGACCGCCGTATTCAGGTGGGGGTGAAGGTGTGTCCCAAGGGGTGTGAGATTTGGGTGGACGATGACGGCATTGGCATTCCGGTTGATCAGCGGGAACGGATTTTCGAGCCGTTCTACCGGCTGGATCGCAGCCGTGACCGTGCCACCGGCGGCTTCGGCCTCGGGCTGGCCATCAGCCGGCGGGCGCTGGAGGCGCAAGGCGGAACATTGACGGCCCAGGCTTCGCCATTGGGTGGCGCACGCTTCCGCCTCTGGCTGCCGAGCTGA
- the mdeB gene encoding alpha-ketoglutarate dehydrogenase — MNGFASAVSQTAIDQEELAEWRDALASLVANAGPARAREILDMLADAGGAPHIAWKPSHGTPYINSITVAQQPPFPGDLATEERLASLVRWNALAMVVRANQAYGELGGHIASYASAADLFEVGFNHFFRARNDSLGGDLVFYQPHSAPGIYARAFLEGRLSEADLAHYRQEIGAGKAGARGLSSYPHPWLMPDFWQFPTGSMGIGPISSIFQARFMRYLQHRGLQNTTDRHVWGVFGDGEMDEPESMSALTLAAREGLDNLTWVVNCNLQRLDGPVRGNGRIIDELEALFTGAGWNVIKLVWGSDWDALLAKDTDGELVRTLSQTVDGQFQTFAAKDGAYNREHFFGQSEALSKLVEGMSDEQIDRLKRGGHDMVKIHAAYHAARRVSGKPTVILAQTKKGFGMGEAGQGKMTTHQQKKLDREALIAFRNRFQLPLSDEQTESLSFYKPAPDSLEMRYLHKRRADLGGYVPSRGQQAPAVSVPPVSGYAAFATQADGKEMSTTMAFVRMLTNLLKDKALGPRIVPIVADEARTFGMANLFKQIGIYSSVGQRYEPEDIGSILSYREATDGQILEEGISEASAISSWVAAATSYSVHGLRMLPFYIYYSMFGFQRVGDLIWAAADQRARGFLLGATAGRTTLGGEGLQHQDGSSHLMAATVPNCRAYDPAFAGEFAVILDHGMRQMLEHDVDEFYYVTLMNENYPQPSLPEGVEAAIIKGLYRLSGQPDGKVRLLGSGTLVREAQAAAQLLADDWQVASEVFSVTSFSELARDAREVERWNRLHPLQPARRSHLAECLPKGAPVVAVSDYVRAVPQMIGSYVDSAYIVLGTDGFGRSDTRAALRDFFEVDRYHIVLAALTALVEQGSLDRQVCQEAIERYALQTERDASWVC; from the coding sequence ATGAACGGTTTCGCGAGTGCAGTGAGTCAGACAGCGATCGACCAGGAAGAACTGGCCGAATGGCGCGATGCTCTGGCCTCGCTGGTGGCCAATGCCGGGCCGGCGCGGGCGCGGGAGATCCTCGACATGCTGGCCGATGCTGGGGGCGCACCGCACATTGCCTGGAAACCCAGCCACGGAACGCCCTACATCAATAGCATCACCGTGGCCCAGCAACCGCCGTTCCCCGGCGACCTGGCCACCGAAGAGCGGCTGGCCTCGTTGGTGCGCTGGAACGCCCTGGCGATGGTGGTGCGCGCCAACCAGGCGTATGGGGAGTTGGGCGGCCATATCGCCAGCTACGCCAGCGCGGCGGATTTGTTTGAAGTGGGCTTCAACCACTTCTTTCGTGCCCGTAATGACAGCTTGGGTGGCGACCTGGTGTTCTACCAACCGCACTCGGCCCCCGGTATCTATGCCCGAGCTTTCCTTGAAGGCCGCCTGAGCGAGGCCGACCTGGCCCACTATCGCCAGGAAATCGGTGCCGGCAAGGCGGGCGCGCGTGGCCTGTCCAGCTACCCCCATCCGTGGTTGATGCCAGACTTCTGGCAGTTTCCCACCGGCTCCATGGGCATTGGCCCCATCAGCTCGATTTTCCAGGCGCGGTTCATGCGCTACCTGCAGCATCGCGGCCTGCAAAACACCACCGACCGCCACGTATGGGGCGTGTTCGGTGACGGCGAGATGGACGAGCCGGAAAGCATGTCGGCCTTGACCCTGGCCGCCCGTGAAGGCCTGGATAACCTGACCTGGGTGGTCAACTGTAACCTGCAACGGCTAGACGGCCCGGTGCGTGGCAACGGGCGAATTATCGACGAACTGGAAGCCTTGTTCACCGGCGCCGGCTGGAACGTGATCAAGCTGGTCTGGGGTTCGGACTGGGACGCCTTGCTGGCCAAGGATACCGACGGCGAACTGGTACGCACCTTGTCGCAGACCGTGGACGGGCAGTTCCAGACCTTCGCCGCCAAGGACGGCGCCTATAACCGCGAACATTTCTTCGGCCAAAGCGAGGCGTTGTCCAAACTGGTCGAGGGCATGAGCGACGAGCAGATCGACCGGCTCAAGCGTGGCGGGCACGACATGGTCAAGATCCACGCCGCCTATCACGCCGCACGCCGGGTCAGCGGCAAGCCGACGGTGATCCTGGCCCAGACCAAAAAGGGCTTCGGCATGGGCGAGGCCGGGCAGGGCAAGATGACCACCCACCAGCAGAAGAAACTCGACCGCGAGGCCTTGATCGCCTTCCGCAATCGCTTCCAATTGCCGCTGTCGGATGAGCAGACCGAGTCCCTGAGCTTCTACAAACCGGCGCCAGACAGCCTCGAAATGCGCTACCTGCACAAACGCCGCGCCGACCTCGGCGGGTATGTGCCAAGCCGTGGCCAGCAGGCGCCTGCCGTGAGCGTGCCGCCCGTGTCGGGCTACGCCGCGTTTGCCACTCAGGCTGACGGCAAGGAAATGTCCACCACCATGGCCTTTGTACGCATGCTCACCAACCTGCTCAAAGACAAGGCGCTTGGCCCGCGCATCGTGCCCATCGTCGCGGATGAAGCGCGCACCTTCGGCATGGCCAACCTGTTCAAGCAGATCGGCATTTATTCCAGTGTCGGCCAGCGTTACGAGCCGGAAGACATCGGCTCGATCCTCAGCTACCGCGAGGCCACCGACGGGCAGATCCTGGAAGAAGGCATCAGCGAAGCCAGCGCCATCAGTTCCTGGGTCGCGGCGGCCACCAGTTACTCGGTGCATGGTCTGCGGATGCTGCCGTTCTACATCTATTACTCGATGTTCGGTTTCCAGCGCGTGGGCGACCTGATCTGGGCGGCTGCCGACCAGCGTGCCAGGGGCTTTTTGCTGGGCGCGACGGCCGGGCGCACCACCCTCGGTGGCGAAGGCTTGCAGCACCAGGACGGCAGCAGCCACTTGATGGCTGCCACGGTGCCCAATTGCCGTGCCTACGACCCGGCGTTTGCCGGCGAGTTTGCGGTGATCCTCGACCACGGCATGCGCCAGATGCTGGAACACGATGTAGACGAGTTCTACTACGTCACCCTGATGAACGAAAACTACCCGCAGCCTAGCCTGCCGGAAGGTGTCGAAGCGGCGATCATCAAAGGCCTGTACCGGCTGAGTGGGCAGCCCGACGGCAAGGTGCGCTTACTGGGCTCCGGCACGCTGGTGCGGGAAGCCCAGGCGGCTGCGCAATTGCTGGCGGATGATTGGCAGGTGGCGAGTGAGGTGTTCAGTGTCACCAGCTTCAGCGAACTGGCGCGGGATGCCCGGGAGGTGGAACGTTGGAATCGCCTGCACCCGCTACAGCCGGCGCGGCGCAGTCACCTGGCGGAGTGCTTGCCCAAGGGCGCGCCGGTGGTGGCGGTCTCTGACTATGTGCGGGCGGTGCCGCAGATGATTGGGTCATACGTGGATTCGGCGTATATCGTGCTGGGAACGGATGGTTTTGGTCGCAGCGATACCCGGGCGGCGTTGCGCGATTTCTTTGAAGTGGACCGGTATCACATTGTGCTGGCGGCGCTGACGGCGTTGGTGGAGCAGGGGAGTCTGGACAGGCAGGTTTGCCAAGAGGCGATAGAGCGGTACGCGTTGCAGACGGAGCGGGATGCGTCCTGGGTGTGCTGA
- the nudC gene encoding NAD(+) diphosphatase, which produces MTPGWITTTLLDNDAPGGWAVARSREGFLHDQNGPLFPREWLKRQDLSVFAEHGIGHLDGEPVYLLELNSPADVPGCGWQGLRAFMLQGDHTLYKVLGYAAQIGTWAREHRFCGSCGQAMVQVPRERAMFCLACDLRSYPRISPSMIVLVTRGDEILLARSPRFVTGVYSTLAGFAEPGESAEDCLIREVREEVQVEVKNIQYMGSQCWPFPHSMMLGFHAEYAGGDIVPQADEIEDAQWFNIHALPPLPASRSIARYLIDLYLARRLGHAEPVLPG; this is translated from the coding sequence ATGACCCCAGGCTGGATTACCACAACGCTGCTGGACAACGACGCCCCGGGCGGCTGGGCCGTGGCCCGCAGCCGCGAAGGCTTTCTACACGACCAGAACGGCCCGCTGTTTCCCCGGGAATGGCTCAAGCGCCAGGACCTGTCGGTGTTTGCCGAGCATGGCATCGGCCACCTGGATGGCGAGCCGGTGTACCTGCTGGAACTCAATAGCCCCGCCGATGTGCCGGGCTGCGGCTGGCAGGGCCTGCGGGCGTTCATGCTGCAAGGTGACCACACTTTGTACAAAGTCCTGGGCTATGCCGCGCAAATCGGCACCTGGGCCCGCGAACACCGCTTTTGCGGCAGTTGCGGCCAGGCAATGGTGCAGGTGCCACGGGAGCGGGCGATGTTCTGCCTGGCCTGTGACCTGCGCAGCTACCCGCGTATCTCGCCGAGCATGATCGTGCTGGTGACCCGTGGCGACGAGATCCTGCTGGCGCGTTCGCCGCGCTTTGTCACAGGCGTCTACAGCACCCTGGCCGGGTTTGCCGAGCCGGGTGAGTCGGCCGAAGACTGCCTGATCCGCGAGGTGCGTGAAGAAGTGCAGGTGGAGGTCAAGAACATCCAGTACATGGGCAGCCAGTGCTGGCCGTTCCCGCATTCGATGATGCTGGGTTTCCACGCCGAGTATGCCGGTGGCGATATCGTGCCCCAGGCCGACGAGATCGAAGACGCGCAGTGGTTCAACATCCATGCGCTGCCGCCGTTGCCGGCATCGCGCTCGATTGCGCGCTACCTGATCGACCTCTACCTGGCCCGTCGCCTAGGCCACGCTGAACCAGTGCTGCCAGGCTAG
- a CDS encoding efflux RND transporter periplasmic adaptor subunit yields MSKNLFAPFCLLALTLALSACGKSASDAGEAPLAKVRIETLEAKPLSITSELSGRIAAPRIAEVRARVAGVVLQRVFKEGHDVKQGDVLFRIDPAPFKADLDSAQASLRKAEANAFQARLQEQRYSQLVEGNAISGQEYDNARAAARQTAADVAANQAAVQRAKLNLGYATVTAPISGRIGRALVTEGALVGQNEATPMALIQQLDPIHADLTQSTRELNDLRRAFRAGHLKQVGQDQAKATLIQDDGSLYPLPGKLLFAEISVDPGTGQIILRSEFPNPDLDLLPGSFIRVRLEQAVDQQGISVPQRAITRDSAGIPMVLLLDAEQTVSQQPVELGSVVNDRWVVTNGLKAGDRIVVEGLQHARPGEKVQVDDSRAPIAQASGQ; encoded by the coding sequence ATGTCGAAGAATCTGTTTGCGCCGTTTTGCCTGTTGGCCCTGACACTGGCGTTGAGCGCGTGTGGCAAGTCTGCGAGCGATGCTGGCGAGGCGCCGCTGGCCAAGGTGCGGATCGAAACCCTTGAAGCCAAGCCCCTGTCTATCACCAGCGAGCTGAGTGGGCGCATTGCTGCGCCGCGCATCGCCGAAGTGCGTGCCCGGGTTGCCGGCGTGGTGTTGCAACGGGTGTTCAAGGAAGGCCACGACGTAAAACAGGGCGATGTGCTGTTCCGGATCGACCCGGCGCCGTTCAAGGCCGACCTCGACAGCGCCCAGGCCAGCCTGCGCAAGGCCGAGGCCAATGCGTTCCAGGCGCGCCTGCAAGAGCAGCGCTACAGCCAACTGGTGGAAGGCAACGCCATCAGCGGCCAGGAATACGACAATGCCCGCGCCGCCGCCCGGCAAACCGCCGCCGATGTGGCCGCCAACCAGGCTGCCGTGCAGCGCGCAAAATTGAACCTGGGGTATGCCACCGTCACCGCGCCGATTTCCGGGCGCATTGGCCGTGCGCTGGTCACCGAAGGCGCGCTGGTGGGCCAGAACGAAGCCACTCCGATGGCGCTCATCCAGCAACTGGACCCGATCCACGCCGACCTGACCCAATCCACCCGCGAGCTGAATGACCTGCGCCGGGCCTTTCGTGCCGGGCACTTGAAGCAAGTCGGCCAGGACCAGGCCAAGGCCACGCTGATCCAGGACGACGGCAGCCTGTACCCGCTGCCGGGCAAGTTGCTGTTTGCCGAGATCAGCGTCGACCCGGGCACCGGGCAGATCATCTTGCGCAGCGAATTCCCCAACCCCGACCTCGACCTGCTGCCCGGCAGCTTTATCCGCGTACGCCTGGAGCAAGCCGTCGACCAGCAAGGCATCAGCGTGCCGCAACGGGCAATCACCCGCGACAGCGCCGGTATCCCCATGGTGTTGCTGCTGGACGCAGAGCAAACCGTGAGCCAGCAACCGGTGGAGTTGGGCTCGGTGGTGAATGACCGCTGGGTCGTCACCAATGGCCTGAAGGCCGGTGACCGTATCGTCGTCGAAGGCCTGCAACACGCCCGTCCTGGCGAAAAAGTCCAGGTTGACGACAGCCGCGCGCCCATCGCCCAGGCATCCGGCCAATAA